The Gambusia affinis linkage group LG11, SWU_Gaff_1.0, whole genome shotgun sequence genome contains a region encoding:
- the prkra gene encoding interferon-inducible double-stranded RNA-dependent protein kinase activator A homolog, with amino-acid sequence MSEQAYQSPATPDSSLSTPEPQRTGSWKTPIQILYEHGVVSGDLPVFVMEKAEGEAHQPSFVFSVTIGGIKCTGQGPSKKAAKQQAAEAALKILNIDSESGAVPGRSNTNGVVAEPNNPVGLLQALALQRRWRVPEYIMLTECGPPHRKEFTIICRLESLTEQGVGNTKKAAKKEAAEKMVAKLQSLSGSSEITWIPNPTVCFENIRNSTAEKISLLRRNPLSIPNTDYIQMLLDFSKEQGFEVTYFDIDELTVNGQYQCLAELSTSPVTVCHGTGISCSNAHNDAAHSALQYMKIMASSK; translated from the exons ATGTCTGAACAAGCATATCAGTCACCAGCTACTCCTGACAGCAG CCTGAgcacaccagaaccacagaggACGGGCTCCTGGAAGACGCCCATACAAATCCTGTATGAACATGGAGTCGTTAGTGGTGATCTCCCCGTGTTTGTGATGGAGAAAGCAGAAGGAGAGGCTCATCAGCCCAGCTTCGTCTTCAGTGTGACAATAGGAGGCATTAAATGTACAG GTCAGGGCCCCAGTAAAAAGGCAGCTAAGCAGCAGGCTGCAGAGGCCGCACTGAAAATTTTGAACATTGACTCCGAAAGTGG GGCCGTTCCTGGGAGGTCCAACACTAATGGCGTCGTAGCAGAACCAAACAACCCTGTGGGCCTGCTGCAG gcCCTGGCGTTGCAGAGAAGATGGCGCGTTCCTGAGTACATTATGTTAACAGAGTGCGGGCCGCCGCACCGAAAAGAGTTCACAATAATCTGTAGACTGGAGTCGCTCACAGAACAGG GGGTTGGAAACAccaaaaaagcagcaaaaaaggaagcagcagagaaaatggTGGCGAAGCTTCAGAGTTTATCGGGATCCTCTGAGATCACATGG ATTCCTAATCCGACCGTTTGCTTTGAGAACATCAGGAACTCCACAGCAGAGAAGATCTCTCTACTCAGGAGAAACCCTCTGAGCATTCCCAACACCGACTACATTCAGATGCTGCTAGATTTCTCCAAAGAGCAAGGCTTTGAGGTCACATACTTTGACATAG ATGAGCTGACGGTGAACGGTCAGTACCAGTGCCTGGCAGAGCTGTCCACCTCCCCCGTCACCGTGTGCCACGGCACCGGCATCTCCTGCAGCAACGCCCACAACGACGCAGCGCACAGCGCCCTCCAGTACATGAAGATCATGGCTTCCAGCAAATGA